In Antechinus flavipes isolate AdamAnt ecotype Samford, QLD, Australia chromosome 3, AdamAnt_v2, whole genome shotgun sequence, a genomic segment contains:
- the LOC127557625 gene encoding uncharacterized protein LOC127557625 produces the protein MSGRCPCPRRRGRVKEGSLRAKLKGMHRELTGPGGGTMLIWSELRIDRYPEGRVYANEGVGSCSWLGREVIAFQTHEPEGQRLEKGAPGSPRCGAGPNFSASKYFHPLPPYRTGSYRRKRRPGEGGLGQSRPFCPSQIVLSVKRLVKTFPFHPSLLPSHIPSGPNPLGWGAEIPGERRGWEPRLGEAVHFDLAAPPPRLTTTPEGLCLKTFASLLPVARRARLALLSPASARQETTAPGGPRAPRAAHRVAQFSGRLLWAGDSLVGLRLPTCLAAARARPRPTPPCPARSGAPEPQPEERARGDRDEKRERGGGRGGGGGGRGGGAAASG, from the exons ATGTCGGGGCGGTGTCCTTGTCCACGGAGGCGGGGCCGTGTAAAGGAAGGTTCCCTTCGGGCCAAGCTAAAGGGGATGCACAGAGAACTGACCGGGCCCGGGGGCGGGACTATGCTAATATGGTCAGAGCTTCGAATCGATCGGTATCCCGAGGGGCGGGTTTATGCGAATGAAGGGGTGGGTTCTTGCTCTTGGCTGGGTCGTGAAGTCATCGCATTCCAAACTCATGAGCCGGAAGGCCAGAGACTGGAGAAAGGGGCGCCGGGGTCCCCAAGGTGTGGGGCTGGGCCAAACTTCTCAGCCTCCAAATATTTCCATCCTCTCCCTCCGTATCGGACTGGTTCTTACAGGAGAAAACGGAGGCCCGGAGAGGGAGGGCTAGGTCAGAGTCGCCCATTCTGCCCGTCACAAATCGTTCTATCTGTAAAACGCTTAGTAAAAACTTTtccctttcatccctccctccttccttcccatatcccatcaGGGCCAAATCCTCTAGGATGGGGCGCTGAGATCCCTGGGGAGAGAAGAGGGTGGGAGCCGAGGTTGGGTGAGGCCGTGCACTTTGATCTCGCTGCCCCTCCACCTCGCTTGACTACGACTCCCGAAGGCCTTTGCCTCAAGACTTTTGCTTCCTTACTTCCGGTCGCGCGCAGAGCTCG CTTGGCTCTACTTTCCCCCGCTTCCGCGCGTCAAGAAACTACGGCTCCCGGCGGGCCCCGCGCGCCACGCGCTGCCCATCGGGTAGCGCAGTTCTCCGGCCGGCTGCTCTGGGCGGGCGACTCTTTGGTTGGACTGCGTCTCCCGACGTGCCTGGCGGCAGCGCGCGCCCGGCCCCGCCCCACCCCGCCTTGCCCCGCCCGCTCCGGGGCCCCTGAGCCGCAGCCGGAGGAGCGAGCGAGAGGAGATCGAGacgagaagagagagagaggaggaggccGCGGAGGCGGAGGCGGAGGCAGGGGAGGAGGAGCGGCGGCGAGCGGGTGA
- the SCAF1 gene encoding LOW QUALITY PROTEIN: splicing factor, arginine/serine-rich 19 (The sequence of the model RefSeq protein was modified relative to this genomic sequence to represent the inferred CDS: inserted 2 bases in 1 codon), translating into MEEEEEPRGASPDEPHDEAGEVPDGDPGLAASPAPLPSALILRALQQAVGGSLQGELSGEKDVSRARGPRRKRCRSPRAEMCLRGAGGTDAAAVVDLAARSFLAGLLGVLEPPDSWVPGRPDLPAVEEEPAEMLELVAEVHLGDGAPLSLPISHPLHSSRAWRAGKSGSLLQPGLLGPAGATARLPLLTMGTGDGGPAPPPAPSSTSSSPSSSPRSSSSSPPPPPPPXPPAPRYDIYDPFHPTDEAYSPPPAPEQKYDPFEPTGSNPSSSGGTPSPGEEEEEEEEEEEEEEEEEEEEEEEEEDEEGLSHSISRISETLAGIYDDNSLSQDFPSGESPGPEPPPPAGSGSPPQADSTRVEGGPPRRRVFVVGAEAEAARGEGKLSLEVVTTGAPFPPAAPPLDSEIEEGEIVQPEEELRFAPVALFRGAGGRAPRPTPPSAGAAAAPAAPAAPLPPPPARGPEGDDFLSLHAESDGEGALQVDLGDPVPAAPPATSSDPRWTGLDLRRKILTQRRERYRQRSPSPAVTPAAPPQPPRKKSKRDHKREPKEPPAPPAPPSPPAPAAWDPKKHRSRDHKPSSRSSRRRSRSRSPRPRSSWSPSSERRRGGRRSRSREKRRRRRRRSSASPPPASSSSRRERHRTKHRSEGSSKKKKKRSRSRGEKRGGGDPEKVSGAGTERESRRRGAVPPSIQDLTDHDLFSIKRTITVGRAEKPASRSASSAGGPAPASPLPKREVLYDSEGLSCEERGGGGGKGSGEKERKRSATLAPREKGRKKAASEGPERERDKGSKKARPSSGKETAPKTASGGSGRKVKLQSKVAVLIREGVSSTTSAKEGAAATAPSSIGVKFSRDRESRSPFLKAEEKASGEPGKGVAPGGPKLKKAKVKAKAGLKKVKGSKVKTKGTKTKKKKAGGSGAGATLKKSKADSCSQAGPKGAEETSWSGEERAPGKPPSPPTPKAAPPPPALTPDSQTVDSSCKTPDVSFLPEEPARAGGRGRGRGDQEDGEEEEEEEEEEEEQPGTTTASGGGAGGGAGGGGGGGPAEAVQEDGPPARAPQPPAPPPPMPWNLPAGVDCATSGVLALTALLFKMEEANLASRAKAQELIQATNQILGHAKPPSALGGAQAPGGTVLGLPPGPSGYLLHGGGGMGLPLGGCSSSPPSPGGLAGGPDRREGSSSSDGRMDTDKYLKKLHTQERAVEEVKLAIKPYYQKKDITKDEYKDILRKAVHKICHSKSGEINPVKVSNLVRAYVQRYRYFRKHGRKPGDPSGPSRQSKEPAPPDKCGPVLPVPPL; encoded by the exons atggaggaggaggaggagcccaGAGGCGCCTCGCCAGATGAGCCCCACGATGAGGCGGGGGAGGTGCCTGACGGAGACCCCGGCCTGGCCGCCAGCCCGGCCCCCTTGCCCTCGGCCCTCATCCTG cGGGCCCTCCAACAGGCCGTAGGGGGTTCACTGCAGGGGGAGCTGAGCGGTGAGAAAG ATGTTTCTCGAGCTCGGGGTCCCCGAAGGAAACGCTGCCGGAGCCCCAGAGCTGAGATGTGCCTCAGGGGCGCGGGCGGGACGGATGCGGCTGCC GTGGTGGACCTTGCCGCCCGTAGCTTTCTGGCGGGGCTCCTGGGAGTGCTTGAGCCCCCCGACTCCTGGGTCCCCGGCCGCCCGGACCTCCCGGCTGTGGA GGAAGAGCCCGCTGAGATGCTGGAGCTGGTGGCCGAGgtccatctgggggatggggctcccctctctctccccatctcccaccCCCTGCACAGCAGCCGGGCCTGGCGGGCCGGCAAGTCAG GGTCTCTGCTGCAGCCGGGCCTCCTGGGCCCCGCCGGTGCCACAGCCCGTCTCCCGCTGCTGACCATGGGCACGGGGGACGGGGGGCCGGCTCCCCCGCCGGccccctcctccacctcctcctccccctcctcctccccccggTCGTCCTCGTCCtcgcccccgcccccacccccccc gccccccgcccctcGCTATGACATCTACGACCCCTTCCACCCCACGGATGAGGCCTACTCCCCGCCGCCCGCCCCCGAGCAGAAGTACGACCCCTTCGAGCCCACGGGCTCCAACCCCAGCTCCTCGGGGGGGACGCCGTCCccgggggaggaggaggaagaggaggaggaggaggaggaagaggaggaagaagaggaggaggaggaggaggaggaggaggaagacgagGAGGGCCTCTCGCACAGCATCAGCCGCATCTCCGAGACGCTGGCGGGCATCTACGACGACAACAGCCTGAGCCAGGATTTCCCCAGCGGGGAGAGTCCCGGACCCGAGCCCCCGCCCCCCGCGGGCTCCGGCTCCCCGCCCCAAGCCGACTCCACGCGAGTGGAGGGCGGCCCCCCGCGCCGGCGGGTCTTTGTGGTGGGGGCCGAGGCGGAGGCCGCGAGGGGGGAGGGCAAGCTGTCCCTGGAGGTGGTCACCACCGGGGCCCCCTTCCCCCCGGCGGCCCCACCCCTGGACTCCGAGATCGAGGAAGGGGAGATCGTGCAGCCGGAAGAGGAGCTGCGCTTCGCCCCTGTGGCCCTGTTTCGGGGAGCCGGGGGCCGCGCGCCCCGGCCCACGCCCCCTTCGGCCGGAGCCGCCGCCGCCCCGGCCGCCCCGGCCGCGCCACTGCCTCCTCCGCCGGCCCGGGGCCCCGAGGGCGACGACTTCCTGTCCCTGCACGCGGAGTCCGACGGGGAGGGGGCCCTGCAGGTGGACCTGGGCGACCCTGTCCCCGCCGCGCCTCCTGCCACATCCAGCGACCCCCGCTGGACCGGCCTGGATCTCCGGCGCAAAATCCTGACCCAGCGGCGGGAGCGCTATCGGCAGCGGTCTCCCTCCCCGGCCGTGACGCCCGCCGCCCCGCCGCAGCCGCCCCGGAAGAAGTCCAAGCGGGATCACAAGCGCGAGCCCAAGGAGCCTCCGGCCCCGCCGGCCCCGCCGAGCCCGCCGGCTCCCGCGGCCTGGGACCCCAAGAAGCACCGGTCGCGGGATCACAAGCCCAGCTCCCGGTCCTCGCGCCGCCGCTCACGTTCGCGATCGCCACGGCCGCGGTCATCCTGGTCCCCGAGCTCCGAGAGGAGGCGAGGAGGCCGCCGGTCCCGGTCCCGGGAGAAGCGGCGGCGACGGCGGCGAAGGTCGTCGGCCTCGCCCCCCCCGGCTTCCTCGTCCTCCAGGCGGGAGCGGCACCGGACCAAGCACCGCAGCGAAGGCAGcagcaagaagaagaagaagcggTCTCGGTCTCGGGGCGAGAAGCGGGGTGGGGGGGACCCCGAGAAGGTGTCGGGGGCCGGGACGGAGCGGGAGAGCCGGCGGCGGGGGGCCGTGCCCCCGTCCATTCAGGACCTCACGGACCACGACCTCTTTTCCATCAAGCGGACCATCACGGTGGGGAGGGCCGAGAAGCCCGCCTCCCGCTCAGCCTCCTCGGCCGGAGGTCCCGCCCCGGCCTCGCCCCTGCCCAAGCGGGAGGTTCTCTATGACTCAGAGGGGCTGAGCTGTGAGGAgagggggggcgggggcgggaaGGGGTCCGGCGAGAAGGAGCGCAAGCGGTCGGCGACCCTGGCCCCCCGGGAGAAGGGGCGGAAGAAGGCGGCTTCCGAGGGGCCGGAGCGGGAGCGGGACAAGGGCTCCAAGAAGGCCCGGCCTTCCTCGGGCAAAGAAACGGCCCCCAAGACCGCCAGCGGGGGCAGCGGGCGCAAGGTCAAGCTTCAGTCCAAGGTGGCGGTCTTGATCCGAGAAGGGGTCAGCAGCACGACCTCCGCCAAGGAGGGCGCCGCAGCCACGGCCCCCAGCTCCATCGGCGTCAAGTTCAGCCGCGACCGGGAGAGCCGCTCTCCCTTCCTGAAGGCCGAGGAGAAGGCCTCCGGCGAGCCCGGCAAGGGGGTGGCCCCGGGAGGCCCCAAGCTCAAGAAGGCCAAAGTCAAGGCCAAGGCTGGCCTCAAAAAGGTCAAAGGGTCAAAAGTGAAGACGAAAGGCACCAAGACCAAGAAGAAGAAGGCCGGCGGGAGCGGCGCCGGGGCCACCCTGAAGAAGTCCAAGGCCGACAGCTGCAGCCAGGCCGGCCCCAAGGGGGCCGAGGAGACGTCCTGGTCCGGGGAGGAACGGGCCCCGGGCAAGCCCCCcagcccccccacccccaaggcGGCCCCGCCTCCCCCAGCGCTCACCCCTGACTCGCAGACCGTGGACAGCAGCTGCAAGACGCCCGACGTGTCCTTCCTGCCCGAGGAACCGGCCAGGGCCGGGGGCCGCGGCCGAGGCCGTGGAGACCAGGAAgacggggaggaggaggaggaggaggaggaagaggaagaggagcagcCGGGTACCACCACGGCCTCCGGGGGCGGAGCCGGGGGAGGCGCAGGAGGGGGAGGCGGCGGAGGCCCGGCCGAAGCCGTGCAGGAGGACGGACCCCCGGCCCGGGCCCCCCAGCCCCcggcccctcctccccccatgcCTTGGAATTTGCCGGCCGGGGTGGATTGCGCCACCAGCGGCGTGTTGGCCT TGACCGCCCTGCTCTTCAAGATGGAGGAGGCCAACCTGGCCAGCCGGGCCAAAGCCCAGGAGCTGATCCAGGCCACCAACCAG ATCCTCGGCCACGCCAAGCCACCCTCGGCCCTGGGCGGGGCTCAGGCCCCCGGGGGGACCGTGCTGGGGCTCCCCCCCGGGCCTTCGGGCTACCTGCTTCACGGTGGGGGCGGCATGGGGCTGCCTCTAGGAGGCTGCAGCTCCTCTCCCCCTTCACCTGGAGGCTTGGCCGGAGGCCCTGACCGGCGGGAAGGCAGCAGCAGCTCCGACGGGCGGATGGACACCGACAAA TACCTGAAGAAGCTGCACACGCAGGAGCGGGCAGTGGAGGAGGTGAAGCTGGCCATTAAGCCCTACTACCAGAAGAAGGACATCACCAAGGACGAATACAAAGACATCCTGAGGAAGGCAGTGCACAAG ATCTGCCACAGCAAAAGCGGGGAGATCAACCCCGTGAAGGTGAGCAACCTGGTCCGAGCCTACGTCCAGCGCTACCGATATTTTCGCAAGCACGGCCGCAAGCCTGGCGATCCCTCGGGGCCCTCACGCCAGTCCAAGGAGCCGGCGCCCCCCGACAAGTGCGGCCCAGTCCTGCCCGTGCCCCCACTCTGA
- the IRF3 gene encoding interferon regulatory factor 3 has translation MAKTKPRILPWLREQLDSGLLGAVWINEERTHFYIPWKHGLRQDLQEDDFRIFQAWAEASGSYRPGIDAPDPATWKRNFRAALDRKKNLRVLSNCSRDPQNPHKIYEFLPEVGEGPQPGAAELEQEAIQDILKTLTLSPQPPPQQPPEAFSPSSILEQLPQMPEPVPSSNPLMALLANGLQSEYEVTAFYRGRQVLRECLSCLEGLRLVGPGPGAEARTQVAGTALALPEPWSILADQAVARYVGRVLGSLGAGLALWTSPAGLRAQRLGHCRAYWALGEQLAPGATGREVTKESTGQQVCYISQFVNELISFLEGSHHSPQYTLWFSLGEAWPTEAQPWTKKLIMVKVVPTALRALHEVAQAGGASSLEEVDLHISSSLSLSLAPAQLHSYLQELTHTMQWESGAHC, from the exons ATGGCCAAGACCAAGCCGCGGATCCTTCCTTGGCTGCGGGAGCAGCTGGACTCGGGGCTCCTGGGGGCCGTGTGGATCAATGAAGAGCGCACGCACTTCTACATCCCCTGGAAGCACGGGCTCCGCCAGGACCTACAGGAGGATGATTTCCGCATCTTCCAG GCGTGGGCAGAGGCCAGCGGCAGCTATCGGCCTGGCATCGACGCCCCCGACCCAGCCACCTGGAAACGGAACTTTCGGGCGGCGCTGGACCGCAAGAAGAACCTCCGCGTGCTCAGCAACTGCAGCCGGGACCCGCAGAACCCGCACAAGATCTACGAGTTCTTGCCGGAGGTCGGGGAGGGCCCCCAGCCCGGAGCAGCCGAGCTGGAGCAG GAGGCCATACAGGATATCCTGAAGACGCTGACCCTGTCCCCGCAGCCGCCCCCGCAGCAGCCCCCCGAAG CCTTCAGCCCCAGCTCGATCCTGGAGCAGCTCCCCCAGATGCCAGAGCCGGTCCCGTCCAGCAACCCCCTGATGGCGCTTCTGGCCAATGGCCTGC AGTCCGAGTACGAGGTGACGGCCTTCTACAGGGGCCGCCAGGTCCTTCGGGAGTGCCTCTCCTGCCTGGAAGGCCTGCGGCTGGTGGGGCCGGGCCCCGGGGCGGAGGCCAGGACGCAGGTGGCCGGAACCGCCCTGGCCCTGCCCGAGCCCTGGAGCATCTTGGCTGATCAGGCGGTAGCCCGTTATGTGGGCAGGGTGCTGGGCAGCCTGGGGGCCGGGCTGGCCTTGTGGACCTCCCCGGCGGGGCTGCGGGCTCAGCGCCTGGGCCACTGTCGAGCCTACTGGGCCCTGGGAGAGCAGTTGGCCCCGGGGGCCACAGGCAGGGAAGTGACCAAGGAGAGCACCGGCCAGCAAGTCTGCTACATTTCCCAGTTTGTGAACG AGCTCATCTCCTTCCTGGAAGGCAGTCACCACTCGCCCCAGTACACCCTCTGGTTCAGCCTAGGGGAGGCTTGGCCCACAGAAGCCCAGCCGTGGACCAAGAAGCTTATCATGGTCAAG GTGGTGCCCACCGCCCTGCGGGCGCTCCACGAAGTGGCGCAGGCCGGGGGAGCGTCCTCCCTGGAAGAGGTGGACCTGCACATCTCCAGCAGCCTCTCCCTGTCCCTGGCGCCTGCCCAGCTCCACAGCTACCTGCAGGAGCTGACCCACACCATGCAGTGGGAGTCCGGGGCTCACTGCTGA
- the PRMT1 gene encoding protein arginine N-methyltransferase 1 isoform X1, translated as MAAAAEATNCIMESFVATLANGMSLQPPLEEVSCTQPESSEKPNAEDMTSKDYYFDSYAHFGIHEEMLKDEVRTLTYRNSMFHNRHLFKDKVVLDVGSGTGILCMFAAKAGARKVIGIECSSISDYAVKIVKANKLDHVVTIIKGKVEEVELPVDKVDVIISEWMGYCLFYESMLNTVLHARDKWLAPDGLIFPDRATLYVTAIEDRQYKDYKIHWWENVYGFDMSCIKDVAIKEPLVDVVDPKQLVTNACLIKEVDIYTVRVDDLTFTSPFCLQVKRNDYVHALVAYFNIEFTRCHKRTGFSTSPESPYTHWKQTVFYMEDYLTVKTGEEIFGTIGMRPNAKNNRDLDFTIDLDFKGQLCELSCSTDYRMR; from the exons ATGGCGGCGGCAGCCGAGGCCACGAACTGCATCATGGAG AGTTTTGTGGCCACCTTGGCTAATGGGATGAGCCTCCAGCCTCCActtgaagaa GTGTCCTGCACGCAGCCCGAGAGCAGCGAGAAGCCCAATGCCGAGGACATGACGTCCAAGGACTATTACTTCGACTCCTACGCCCACTTTGGCATCCACGAG GAGATGCTCAAGGACGAGGTGCGGACGCTCACTTACCGGAACTCCATGTTCCACAACCGACACCTGTTCAAGGACAAGGTGGTGCTGGACGTGGGCTCCGGCACCGGCATCCTCTGCATGTTTGCCGCCAAGGCCGGGGCCCGGAAGGTCATCGGG ATCGAGTGCTCCAGCATCTCTGACTATGCCGTCAAGATCGTCAAGGCCAACAAGCTCGACCACG TGGTGACCATCATCAAAGGGAAGGTGGAGGAGGTGGAGCTGCCCGTGGACAAGGTGGACGTGATCATCAGCGAGTGGATGGGCTATTGTCTCTTCTACGAGTCCATGCTCAACACCGTCCTCCACGCCCGGGACAAGTGGCTG GCCCCTGATGGACTCATCTTCCCCGACCGGGCAACGCTGTACGTGACCGCCATCGAGGATCGGCAGTACAAGGACTACAAGATTCACT GGTGGGAGAACGTCTACGGCTTTGACATGTCCTGCATCAAGGACGTGGCCATAAAGGAGCCCCTGGTTGACGTGGTTGACCCCAAGCAGCTGGTGACCAATGCCTGCCTCATCAAG GAGGTGGACATCTACACGGTGCGCGTGGATGACCTGACCTTCACCTCCCCCTTCTGCCTCCAAGTGAAGAGGAACGACTACGTCCACGCCCTGGTCGCCTACTTCAACATCGAGTTCACCCGCTGCCACAAGCGCACGGGCTTCTCCACCA GCCCCGAGTCCCCTTACACACACTGGAAGCAGACTGTCTTCTACATGGAGGACTACCTCACGGTGAAGACGGGCGAGGAGATCTTCGGCACCATCGGCATGCGGCCCAACGCCAAGAACAAC CGAGACCTCGACTTCACCATCGACCTGGACTTCAAAGGCCAGTTGTGTGAGCTCTCCTGCTCCACTGACTACCGGATGCGCTGA
- the PRMT1 gene encoding protein arginine N-methyltransferase 1 isoform X2 → MAAAAEATNCIMEVSCTQPESSEKPNAEDMTSKDYYFDSYAHFGIHEEMLKDEVRTLTYRNSMFHNRHLFKDKVVLDVGSGTGILCMFAAKAGARKVIGIECSSISDYAVKIVKANKLDHVVTIIKGKVEEVELPVDKVDVIISEWMGYCLFYESMLNTVLHARDKWLAPDGLIFPDRATLYVTAIEDRQYKDYKIHWWENVYGFDMSCIKDVAIKEPLVDVVDPKQLVTNACLIKEVDIYTVRVDDLTFTSPFCLQVKRNDYVHALVAYFNIEFTRCHKRTGFSTSPESPYTHWKQTVFYMEDYLTVKTGEEIFGTIGMRPNAKNNRDLDFTIDLDFKGQLCELSCSTDYRMR, encoded by the exons ATGGCGGCGGCAGCCGAGGCCACGAACTGCATCATGGAG GTGTCCTGCACGCAGCCCGAGAGCAGCGAGAAGCCCAATGCCGAGGACATGACGTCCAAGGACTATTACTTCGACTCCTACGCCCACTTTGGCATCCACGAG GAGATGCTCAAGGACGAGGTGCGGACGCTCACTTACCGGAACTCCATGTTCCACAACCGACACCTGTTCAAGGACAAGGTGGTGCTGGACGTGGGCTCCGGCACCGGCATCCTCTGCATGTTTGCCGCCAAGGCCGGGGCCCGGAAGGTCATCGGG ATCGAGTGCTCCAGCATCTCTGACTATGCCGTCAAGATCGTCAAGGCCAACAAGCTCGACCACG TGGTGACCATCATCAAAGGGAAGGTGGAGGAGGTGGAGCTGCCCGTGGACAAGGTGGACGTGATCATCAGCGAGTGGATGGGCTATTGTCTCTTCTACGAGTCCATGCTCAACACCGTCCTCCACGCCCGGGACAAGTGGCTG GCCCCTGATGGACTCATCTTCCCCGACCGGGCAACGCTGTACGTGACCGCCATCGAGGATCGGCAGTACAAGGACTACAAGATTCACT GGTGGGAGAACGTCTACGGCTTTGACATGTCCTGCATCAAGGACGTGGCCATAAAGGAGCCCCTGGTTGACGTGGTTGACCCCAAGCAGCTGGTGACCAATGCCTGCCTCATCAAG GAGGTGGACATCTACACGGTGCGCGTGGATGACCTGACCTTCACCTCCCCCTTCTGCCTCCAAGTGAAGAGGAACGACTACGTCCACGCCCTGGTCGCCTACTTCAACATCGAGTTCACCCGCTGCCACAAGCGCACGGGCTTCTCCACCA GCCCCGAGTCCCCTTACACACACTGGAAGCAGACTGTCTTCTACATGGAGGACTACCTCACGGTGAAGACGGGCGAGGAGATCTTCGGCACCATCGGCATGCGGCCCAACGCCAAGAACAAC CGAGACCTCGACTTCACCATCGACCTGGACTTCAAAGGCCAGTTGTGTGAGCTCTCCTGCTCCACTGACTACCGGATGCGCTGA
- the CPT1C gene encoding carnitine O-palmitoyltransferase 1, brain isoform produces the protein MAEARQAATFRLELGQGTPGPRWWNQALKEVGSAGLRSWRRSLAQCRDDVLRGACPAGTASGLFLFAAIQGARFVQLDPSLGLVDWIKANLPDWGARRLPAFQGALAAAVFAGGLWTALLLTLHVVLRLLLRYQGWLSEPRGTLSLPTRSWLALVRIFSGRRPTLYTYQRSLPCLPLPSTAGTVAKYLESVRPLLPDEDFQALSTQARTFLHAEAPRLQALLGLKAWWATNYVSDWWEEYVYLRSRSSLLGSSNYYILDFLSAAPTPLQAARAGNAVYAMMRFRERLRRGEMEPATLLGLRPLCSAQYRRMFNTTRIPGVSRDRLCHVRDSRSCHVAVLHRGRFFRLGTHGGPGGRLLSPRVLEQKFQHILDDPAPARPSEEHLAALTAAPRALWAQARASLRAGAALDVVEGAAFFVCLEDTPGPSDTAPEVLLDQLAQSLLVGTGHSRWLDKSLNLVVFAGGRMGLNVEHAWADAPVPSHMWEAVLAAECFELGYSADGHCRGTPDPGASRPERLRWAVPEEVAAAVPLALREARALARDTECHVLPFAHFGRGFTRRCRAPGSSFVQLALQLARFRDQGGFCLTYEACVTRAFLEGRTETVRPCTEESCAFVRAMQDPRLPNAQRLALFRAAADKHRALCRAALSGEGVDRHLFCLYLVSRFLPLPSPFLTQVRAEQWKLSTSQSPTQQPQLFDPANHPDFVCCGGGFGPADDDGYGVSYIFMGESMVTFHISCKVSSPDTDARRFGRHIQDAMLDVAALFGLGVGPSTGARPGGAAREDKNSGEGSRGPDPPQEPPAPGDPEP, from the exons ATGGCCGAGGCCCGCCAGGCAGCGACCTTCCGCCTAGAGCTCGGCCAGGGGACCCCCGGGCCAAGGTGGTGGAATCAAGCCTTGAAGGAGGTCGGCAGTGCGGGACTGCGCTCCTGGAGGCGGAGCCTGGCCCAGTGCAGG GATGATGTCCTCCGCGGAGCCTGTCCGGCCGGCACTGCCAGCGGCCTCTTCCTCTTCGCCGCCATCCAGGGCGCCCGCTTCGTGCAGCTGGACCCCTCCTTGGGGCTGGTGGACTGGATCAAGGCCAACCTCCCGGACTG ggGTGCGCGCCGGCTCCCCGCCTTCCAAGGGGCTCTGGCAGCCGCCGTCTTCGCCGGGGGCCTCTGGACGGCCCTGCTGCTGACCCTGCATGTGGTACTGCGGCTCCTCCTCCGCTACCAGGGCTGGCTGAGCGAGCCTCGGGGGACCCTGTCCTTGCCCACGCGCTCCTGGCTG GCCCTGGTCAGGATCTTCTCCGGCCGCCGCCCGACGCTCTACACCTACCAGCGTTCCCTGCCCTGCCTACCCCTGCCCTCTACGGCGGGCACCGTGGCCAAG TACTTGGAGTCGGTGCGACCACTGCTGCCGGATGAGGATTTCCAGGCCCTGAGCACCCAGGCTCGGACCTTCCTCCACGCGGAGGCCCCCCGGCTGCAGGCTCTTCTGGGCCTCAAGGCCTGGTGGGCGACCAATTAT GTGAGTGACTGGTGGGAAGAATACGTCTACCTGCGGTCCCGAAGCTCCCTGCTGGGCAGCAGCAACTACTACATCCTG GACTTCCTCTCGGCGGCCCCCACTCCTCTGCAGGCCGCCCGGGCCGGCAACGCCGTGTACGCCATGATGAGGTTCCGGGAGCGGCTTCGGCGAGGGGAGATGGAGCCC GCGACCCTGCTGGGGCTGCGCCCGCTGTGCTCGGCCCAATACCGGCGCATGTTCAACACCACCCGGATCCCTGGCGTCTCCAGAG ATCGGCTGTGCCACGTGAGGGACAGCCGCAGCTGCCACGTGGCCGTCCTGCACCGGGGCCGCTTCTTCCGCCTGGGGACCCACGGGGGGCCGGGGGGCCGCCTGCTGAGCCCCCGTGTTCTGGAGCAGAAGTTTCAGCACATCCTGGATGACCCGGCCCCAGCCCGGCCCTCTGAGGAGCACCTGGCGGCCCTGACGGCCGCTCCCAG GGCCCTGTGGGCTCAGGCTCGGGCCTCCCTGCGGGCAGGGGCCGCCCTGGACGTGGTGGAAGGGGCCGCCTTCTTCGTGTGCTTGGAGGACACCCCGGGGCCCTCGGACACGGCCCCCGAGGTGCTGCTGGACCAGCTGGCACAGTCCCTGCTGGTGGGGACCGGCCACAGCAG GTGGTTGGACAAGTCTCTGAACCTCGTGGTCTTCGCCGGCGGCCGCATGGGGCTGAACGTGGAGCACGCCTGGGCCGACGCCCCGGTCCCTTCGCACATGTGGGAG GCCGTCCTGGCTGCCGAGTGCTTCGAACTGGGCTACTCGGCCGACGGGCATTGCCGAGGGACCCCCGACCCCGGGGCGAGCCGGCCGGAGCGGCTGCGCTGGGCGGTGCCCGAGGAG GTGGCCGCCGCCGTCCCCCTGGCTCTGCGGGAGGCCCGGGCCTTGGCTCGAGACACCGAGTGCCACGTGCTCCCCTTCGCCCACTTTGGGAGAGGATTCACCCGACGCTGCCGAGCCCCGGGGAGCAGCTTCGTGCAGCTGGCGCTGCAGCTGGCGCGCTTTCGG GACCAGGGCGGCTTCTGCCTGACCTACGAGGCCTGCGTGACCAGGGCGTTTCTCGAGGGCCGCACGGAGACGGTCCGGCCGTGCACCGAGGAATCCTGCGCCTTCGTCAGGGCCATGCAGGACCCGAGGCTGCCG AATGCTCAGCGTCTGGCGCTCTTCCGAGCGGCCGCGGACAAGCACCGGGCGCTGTGCCGGGCGGCCCTGAGCGGCGAGGGCGTCGATCGCCACCTCTTCTGCCTCTACCTGGTCTCTCGGTTCCTCCCGCTCCCGTCCCCGTTCTTGACCCAG GTTCGGGCCGAGCAGTGGAAACTCTCCACCAGCCAGAGCCCCACACAGCAGCCGCAGCTGTTCGATCCGGCCAATCACCCCGACTTTGTCTGCTGCGGGGGCGGCTTTGGGCCT GCAGATGATGATGGCTATGGGGTGTCCTACATCTTCATGGGGGAGAGCATGGTCACCTTCCACATTTCCTGCAAGGTCTCCAGCCCTGACACG GATGCCCGGCGCTTCGGGCGGCACATTCAGGACGCCATGCTGGACGTGGCCGCGCTGTTTGGCCTGGGCGTCGGGCCCAGCACAGGGGCCCGGCCAGGCGGGGCGGCCCGGGAGGACAAGAACTCCGGTGAGGGCTCCCGGGGGCCCGACCCCCCGCAGGAACCCCCTGCTCCCGGAGACCCAGAGCCCTGA